From the Microplitis mediator isolate UGA2020A chromosome 6, iyMicMedi2.1, whole genome shotgun sequence genome, one window contains:
- the LOC130670010 gene encoding uncharacterized protein LOC130670010: METIESNILSFVKIVCPPAEELSVIINNVRCNQCGLVFQNESRFRLHDLKVHQRKNLDKIVKDSIKYHCPEVSCIYSPTSQRYFTTMKYLKQHYLKVHAAKTFSCTQCDKSFSTEAAKAAHIRVCGLEFICSCFKNFTTYEALLTHAKRHSHLFDEKYKNLLKRASTKNLPAVQLSKMVQKKLPVYIRPYQESNQVIQESKGTKDTRDMAIQTDDFKKIKRTLSPSKANKRRESRQTQTNSLMKEKRNRKTVETQTSAASVRELKKLSTNKKLNLPKKDSQLNNNNNNNNNTFTNDDLFSESPLPLDGMQDLWQVRSLGTKIQDKNIIDDLYDNVTQTDMLPYYQEDSINQINIKNSLFSAATRISRSDPMLTEETLNDRFSSIETQTDRPYFDSIFDSDPPNYSRTYALSSNNETQTTQEFDDMKNLLYSNMCTQTCYDNTSHTETQTDLLNIFDELQ, encoded by the exons atggaGACCATTGAAAgtaatatattaagttttgtaaaaatagTTTGTCCGCCAGCTGAAGAATTaagtgtaattataaataatgtgaGGTGTAACCAGTGTGGGCTGGTATTTCAAAATGAGTCGCGTTTTCGTCTCCATGATTTAAAAGTTCATCAACGTAAAAATTTAGACAAAATTGTAAAAGATTCAATAAAGTATCATTGCCCTGAAGTATCATGTATTTATTCACCTACTTCTCAAAGATATTTTACTACCATGAAGTATTTAAAAcag CACTATCTTAAAGTCCATGCTGCTAAAACATTTTCATGCACACAGTGTGATAAAAGTTTTTCAACAGAAGCTGCCAAGGCCGCACATATTAGAGTATGTGGTTTAGAATTTATCTGcagttgttttaaaaattttacgacaTACGAAGCTCTTTTAACTCATGCCAAAAGACACTCGCatttatttgatgaaaaatacaaaaatttgctCAA aCGAGCTTCCACGAAGAATCTTCCAGCTGTCCAACTAAGTAAAATGGTGCAGAAAAAATTGCCAGTCTACATACGCCCATATCAAGAGAGTAATCAGGTTATCCAGGAGTCAAAGGGGACAAAGGACACGCGGGACATGGCAATTCAGACGGatgattttaaaaagattaaaCGAACATTGAGTCCTTCCAAGGCGAACAAACGACGTGAGTCCCGACAAACACAGACCAACAGTCTGATGAAGGAAAAACGTAACAGGAAAACTGTTGAGACACAAACATCTGCAGCTAGTGTTCGAGAGCTCAAAAAATTAAGCACAAATAAAAAGCTAAATCTTCCAAAGAAAGACtcgcaattaaataataataataataataataataatacatttaCGAATGATGATTTATTCTCTGAAAGTCCATTGCCACTGGATGGGATGCAAGACTTGTGGCAAGTCAGGAGTCTGGGGACtaaaattcaagataaaaatattattgatgatttatatgataacgtaacACAGACTGATATGTTGCCATACTACCAAGAAGATAGTATTAACcagattaatattaaaaattcacttttcTCAGCTGCGACCCGAATTTCTAGGTCAGATCCCATGCTGACTGAAGAAACTTTGAATGATAGATTTAGTAGTATTGAGACTCAAACTGACAGACCGTACTTTGATTCGATTTTTGATTCGGACCCTCCAAACTACTCTCGCACTTACGCGCTCAGTTCCAACAACGAAACTCAAACAACTCAAGAATTCGATGACATGAAGAATCTTCTGTACAGCAATATGTGCACTCAGACGTGCTACGACAATACTAGTCATACTGAAACTCAAACTGATCTTCTTAATATATTTGatgaattacaataa
- the LOC130670009 gene encoding uncharacterized protein LOC130670009 isoform X2 — translation MQNNKGGLSSSSSSSSSSLEELDKLRVGEKSGINSFRVKNLTDMPKKEENPFSFKHFLKKDSSSSSSYQHAGARPKVYTSRLNTTVNSVIADTVADTETDGIYARNPTELPDFVQDHLVIEQCYLNHQDAASGTQMISDIDNLPDFALNSVESRPLRHRNEIIKHDNNTGNLPFDLTTGNVDKRNRSDLDTTCNYRTFNHGSHGLHGLHGSSSGEGVREQINFPLDLPFAGPSDLNNIEIINSNEAIHSPGGDNGIIPKSLPDFLNDGPIRNRVVVPQPDNAATINNSESSHPPLHLEVEMLRHNLEIARRQNSEKNTRIQLLEAELASRRAVDYEETAHLEKAMEQVEDNLKRSTRRAVNAESAVTTLKQQIKELTTEISVLRIENRELKSAMGVGCSSRSIDGDKKILRLAGDLKEAASSAESYLRQLMSGVDNLKIIASTLENFDRIEDRTKDLLPDFDEDNAAGPAL, via the exons ATGCAAAATAATAAAGGAGGCTTGTCGTCGTCGTCCTCCTCCTCGTCATCCTCGTTAGAAGAGTTGGATAAATTAAGAGTCGGAGAAAAATCTGGAATCAATAGCTTCCGAGTTAAAAATCTGACAG ATATGCCGAAGAAAGAAGAAAATCCATTTAGTTTCAagcattttttgaaaaaagattCTTCCTCATCTTCTAGTTATCAGCATGCTGGTGCGAGACCAAAAGTTTATACTAGCCGGTTAAATACGACTGTAAATTCAGTGATAGCTGATACTGTTGCTGATACTGAAACTGATGGTATTTATGCTAGAAATCCTACAGAATTGCCGGATTTTGTTCAGGATCATTTGGTTATTGAACAGTGTTATCTTAATCATCAAGATGCGGCTTCTGGTACTCAGATGATATCTGACATTGATAATTTACCAGATTTTGCATTAAACAGTGTTGAGTCACGGCCATTGCGACATcgaaatgaaataataaagcATGATAATAATACTGGGAATTTACCATTTGATTTGACAACAGGAAATGTTGATAAACGAAATCGTTCAGATTTAGATACAACTTGTAATTATCGCACATTTAATCATGGATCACATGGATTACACGGATTACATGGATCGTCTTCTGGTGAAGGAGTACgagaacaaataaattttccactTGATTTACCATTTGCAGGACCttctgatttaaataatattgagataataaattcaaatgaagCTATTCATTCACCTGGAGGAGACAATGGAATTATTCCCAAGTCATTaccagattttttaaatgacggACCCATAAGAAATAGAGTTGTTGTTCCTCAGCCAGACAATGCTgctacaataaataatagtgaATCTTCACATCCTCCTCTCCATTTAGAAGTAGAAATGCTGAGACACAATCTCGAGATAGCGCGTAGacaaaatagtgaaaaaaatacaaggaTTCAATTGCTAGAAGCAGAATTAGCATCTAGACGAGCTGTTGATTATGAAGAAACTGCGCATTTGGAAAAAGCTATGGAACAAgttgaagataatttaaaacgTAGTACg agaAGAGCTGTTAATGCAGAAAGTGCTGTCACAACATTAAAACAACAAATAAAAGAGCTAAcg acAGAAATTTCAGTACTGAGAATAGAAAacagagaattaaaaagtgcTATGGGTGTAGGATGTAGTTCCAGATCAATTGatggtgataaaaaaattttaagattagcTGGAGATTTAAAGGAAGCCGCTTCATCTGCCGAATCTTATCTTag gcaACTAATGTccggagtagataatttaaaaataatagctTCGACACTGGAAAATTTTGACAGGATAGAGGACCGAACCAAAGATCTGCTACCGGACTTTGATGAAGACAACGCCGCCGGACCGGCATTATAA
- the LOC130670009 gene encoding uncharacterized protein LOC130670009 isoform X1 produces MQNNKGGLSSSSSSSSSSLEELDKLRVGEKSGINSFRVKNLTEDMPKKEENPFSFKHFLKKDSSSSSSYQHAGARPKVYTSRLNTTVNSVIADTVADTETDGIYARNPTELPDFVQDHLVIEQCYLNHQDAASGTQMISDIDNLPDFALNSVESRPLRHRNEIIKHDNNTGNLPFDLTTGNVDKRNRSDLDTTCNYRTFNHGSHGLHGLHGSSSGEGVREQINFPLDLPFAGPSDLNNIEIINSNEAIHSPGGDNGIIPKSLPDFLNDGPIRNRVVVPQPDNAATINNSESSHPPLHLEVEMLRHNLEIARRQNSEKNTRIQLLEAELASRRAVDYEETAHLEKAMEQVEDNLKRSTRRAVNAESAVTTLKQQIKELTTEISVLRIENRELKSAMGVGCSSRSIDGDKKILRLAGDLKEAASSAESYLRQLMSGVDNLKIIASTLENFDRIEDRTKDLLPDFDEDNAAGPAL; encoded by the exons ATGCAAAATAATAAAGGAGGCTTGTCGTCGTCGTCCTCCTCCTCGTCATCCTCGTTAGAAGAGTTGGATAAATTAAGAGTCGGAGAAAAATCTGGAATCAATAGCTTCCGAGTTAAAAATCTGACAG aaGATATGCCGAAGAAAGAAGAAAATCCATTTAGTTTCAagcattttttgaaaaaagattCTTCCTCATCTTCTAGTTATCAGCATGCTGGTGCGAGACCAAAAGTTTATACTAGCCGGTTAAATACGACTGTAAATTCAGTGATAGCTGATACTGTTGCTGATACTGAAACTGATGGTATTTATGCTAGAAATCCTACAGAATTGCCGGATTTTGTTCAGGATCATTTGGTTATTGAACAGTGTTATCTTAATCATCAAGATGCGGCTTCTGGTACTCAGATGATATCTGACATTGATAATTTACCAGATTTTGCATTAAACAGTGTTGAGTCACGGCCATTGCGACATcgaaatgaaataataaagcATGATAATAATACTGGGAATTTACCATTTGATTTGACAACAGGAAATGTTGATAAACGAAATCGTTCAGATTTAGATACAACTTGTAATTATCGCACATTTAATCATGGATCACATGGATTACACGGATTACATGGATCGTCTTCTGGTGAAGGAGTACgagaacaaataaattttccactTGATTTACCATTTGCAGGACCttctgatttaaataatattgagataataaattcaaatgaagCTATTCATTCACCTGGAGGAGACAATGGAATTATTCCCAAGTCATTaccagattttttaaatgacggACCCATAAGAAATAGAGTTGTTGTTCCTCAGCCAGACAATGCTgctacaataaataatagtgaATCTTCACATCCTCCTCTCCATTTAGAAGTAGAAATGCTGAGACACAATCTCGAGATAGCGCGTAGacaaaatagtgaaaaaaatacaaggaTTCAATTGCTAGAAGCAGAATTAGCATCTAGACGAGCTGTTGATTATGAAGAAACTGCGCATTTGGAAAAAGCTATGGAACAAgttgaagataatttaaaacgTAGTACg agaAGAGCTGTTAATGCAGAAAGTGCTGTCACAACATTAAAACAACAAATAAAAGAGCTAAcg acAGAAATTTCAGTACTGAGAATAGAAAacagagaattaaaaagtgcTATGGGTGTAGGATGTAGTTCCAGATCAATTGatggtgataaaaaaattttaagattagcTGGAGATTTAAAGGAAGCCGCTTCATCTGCCGAATCTTATCTTag gcaACTAATGTccggagtagataatttaaaaataatagctTCGACACTGGAAAATTTTGACAGGATAGAGGACCGAACCAAAGATCTGCTACCGGACTTTGATGAAGACAACGCCGCCGGACCGGCATTATAA